The Methylacidimicrobium sp. B4 genome contains a region encoding:
- a CDS encoding CAP domain-containing protein: MPRFLRRLLLTAAAMLLLAPRGSPGAAPSSDLPSFREALLARINQFRVAHDRARLEVDSRLEAASQEWAERLAVLRRLQHRSDDSLSSLLEAGGWETINENLYYSSSSPDPERILADWEKSPFHRKNLLNPVLRFAGLGRASASGGATYVVFNGAGGERRKGWEDLWKHLPLLHRGE, from the coding sequence ATGCCCCGCTTCCTTCGGCGATTGCTGCTTACGGCGGCAGCCATGCTTCTGCTTGCGCCTCGGGGCTCGCCCGGAGCCGCCCCCTCCTCCGATCTTCCTTCGTTCCGCGAAGCATTGCTGGCCCGGATCAACCAGTTTCGTGTGGCGCACGACCGGGCGCGCCTGGAGGTCGATTCCCGGCTCGAAGCCGCCAGCCAGGAGTGGGCCGAGCGCCTTGCGGTCCTCCGCCGCTTGCAGCACCGCTCAGACGACTCCCTCTCTTCCCTCCTCGAAGCGGGAGGCTGGGAGACGATCAATGAGAACCTCTACTACAGCTCCTCCTCTCCGGATCCGGAACGGATCCTCGCGGATTGGGAGAAGAGCCCTTTCCACAGAAAGAACCTGTTGAATCCAGTCCTCCGGTTCGCCGGACTCGGGCGGGCGAGCGCCAGCGGTGGGGCCACCTACGTCGTCTTCAACGGGGCCGGAGGCGAGCGGCGAAAGGGCTGGGAGGACCTTTGGAAGCATCTGCCGCTCCTCCATCGAGGAGAATAG
- a CDS encoding ParB/RepB/Spo0J family partition protein, which produces MAQRGLGRGLEALLARGVSSPQPDRESGERIENLPVARLVSSPFQPRKTFAEEALEELASSIRERGILQPLIVRRGDEKYEIIAGERRWRAAVRAGLSEVPAIVRSASDQEMLELALVENLQRSDLPILEEAQGYALLQEKFALTQEAIARKVGKDRSTVANALRLLSLEKEVQELLASGKLAGGHGKAILGLAVPSDRLRAARQIARQGLSVRQAEALVEKIRRESHREPTEQEQGREATAAWRDLERRLRERLGTRVRVRGKAEKGKIEIRYGSAEELDRLLRSLGLA; this is translated from the coding sequence ATGGCACAGAGAGGGCTTGGCCGTGGACTAGAGGCGCTTCTCGCGCGTGGCGTCTCCAGCCCGCAACCAGATCGAGAGAGCGGGGAGCGCATCGAGAATCTTCCCGTCGCCCGGTTGGTCAGCAGCCCGTTTCAGCCGAGAAAGACCTTCGCCGAGGAAGCGCTCGAAGAGTTGGCCAGCTCGATCCGGGAGCGGGGGATCCTGCAGCCGCTCATCGTCCGGCGAGGTGACGAGAAGTACGAAATCATCGCCGGCGAGCGCCGGTGGCGCGCGGCCGTGCGCGCCGGGCTTTCCGAGGTGCCCGCAATCGTCCGCTCGGCAAGTGATCAGGAGATGCTCGAGCTCGCGCTCGTGGAAAATCTCCAGCGCAGCGATCTGCCGATTCTCGAGGAGGCGCAGGGGTATGCGCTGCTCCAGGAAAAGTTCGCCCTCACCCAGGAAGCGATCGCCCGGAAGGTGGGGAAGGACCGGAGTACGGTGGCCAACGCGCTTCGGCTCCTTTCCTTGGAGAAGGAAGTGCAGGAGCTCTTGGCGAGCGGCAAGCTGGCGGGCGGCCACGGTAAGGCGATCCTCGGCCTGGCCGTCCCATCCGATCGACTGCGTGCGGCCCGACAGATCGCGCGCCAGGGGCTGAGCGTTCGGCAGGCAGAGGCGCTGGTCGAGAAGATCCGCCGGGAGAGCCATCGGGAGCCGACCGAGCAGGAGCAGGGGCGGGAAGCGACCGCGGCTTGGCGGGATTTGGAAAGAAGGCTGCGAGAGCGGCTCGGCACGCGCGTGCGAGTGCGCGGGAAGGCGGAGAAGGGAAAGATCGAGATCCGCTATGGTTCCGCAGAGGAGCTCGACCGGCTGCTCCGCTCTCTCGGGCTCGCCTAG
- a CDS encoding PepSY domain-containing protein, which translates to MKVREKVAIGAILLGVVGGSGSSLPAAASDFEACLKTALAVKPGKVREVEIERDERGTKLYKFEVEDREGKEWKLLVQARSGRLLETEEDVDRGNPAFESGAKISLDEARRIALERVPGKVKEVERKLESEGTPVYEVEIVPRGGGGEREVEIDAVSGSIREMREEEYEIGGQERE; encoded by the coding sequence ATGAAAGTTCGAGAGAAAGTCGCGATCGGGGCGATCCTCCTCGGAGTCGTGGGCGGCTCCGGCTCCTCCTTGCCGGCAGCGGCGAGCGATTTCGAGGCCTGCTTGAAGACCGCGTTGGCTGTGAAGCCAGGGAAGGTCCGAGAGGTAGAGATCGAGCGAGACGAACGGGGAACGAAGCTCTACAAGTTCGAGGTCGAGGATCGGGAAGGGAAGGAGTGGAAGCTGCTCGTCCAGGCCCGGTCCGGCCGCCTGCTCGAGACCGAGGAGGATGTCGATCGGGGCAATCCGGCATTCGAGAGCGGTGCGAAGATTTCCCTGGACGAGGCGCGTCGAATCGCGCTCGAAAGAGTTCCGGGGAAGGTGAAGGAGGTGGAGCGGAAGCTCGAGAGCGAGGGGACACCCGTTTACGAGGTGGAGATCGTCCCACGAGGTGGCGGCGGCGAGCGCGAAGTCGAGATCGACGCGGTAAGCGGCTCGATCCGGGAGATGCGGGAGGAAGAATACGAGATCGGCGGGCAGGAGCGGGAGTGA